In the Corynebacterium kroppenstedtii genome, one interval contains:
- the cobM gene encoding precorrin-4 C(11)-methyltransferase: MTVYFIGAGPGAADLLTLRADSLIRRCPVCLYAGSIVPPEVLEHCPEGADVINTARMPLDAIVETIAKADSEGKDVARLQSGDPSLWSALAEQARRLVERDIDYEIVPGVPAFSAAAASLGHELTVPTIGQSVILTRISGRASSMPEGESLPELGSHGATMCIHLAAHDAQRISDELAPSYGGDCPVAVVAFASRPNECVLRTTLSKLPDDIAAEGITRTAVIIVGQSLAADEFPDSFLYSDDRPRDAHGRTIPCSHD; the protein is encoded by the coding sequence ATGACTGTCTATTTCATTGGTGCCGGGCCCGGCGCGGCTGACCTGCTTACCCTTCGGGCGGATTCATTGATCAGGCGGTGCCCGGTGTGCCTCTACGCTGGATCTATCGTCCCTCCTGAGGTTCTGGAGCACTGTCCCGAGGGTGCTGATGTTATTAACACTGCCCGAATGCCTCTTGATGCCATCGTGGAGACAATCGCGAAGGCCGACAGTGAGGGCAAGGACGTTGCTCGGTTGCAATCGGGGGATCCCTCGCTGTGGTCTGCTCTAGCCGAACAGGCACGTCGTCTCGTGGAGCGAGATATTGACTATGAAATCGTTCCAGGGGTTCCGGCTTTCTCTGCCGCGGCTGCGTCGTTAGGCCATGAGCTGACTGTTCCCACCATTGGGCAATCAGTGATCTTGACGAGGATCTCGGGGCGCGCGTCATCTATGCCGGAGGGGGAGTCGTTGCCTGAATTGGGCTCGCATGGTGCCACGATGTGCATTCATCTTGCGGCGCACGATGCCCAGCGCATCAGTGATGAACTCGCCCCATCGTATGGTGGCGACTGCCCGGTGGCTGTTGTCGCATTCGCTTCTCGGCCGAATGAGTGTGTTCTCCGCACAACGCTGAGCAAACTACCCGACGATATTGCCGCGGAAGGTATCACGCGGACCGCAGTCATTATCGTGGGACAAAGTTTGGCCGCAGATGAGTTCCCCGATAGTTTCCTTTATTCTGACGACCGGCCCCGCGATGCGCACGGACGTACCATCCCCTGTAGCCACGACTAA
- a CDS encoding precorrin-8X methylmutase: MYSRDRYVSLGNDIYRRSFAIIRDESDLSRFSADEETVAVRMIHAAGDVSLADDIVFSDGAVRVGRAALEAGASIFTDVRMVSSGVTRRRLPADNDVECLLNTPGVAEKARELSTTRSAAAFDMCADRLGGAVVAVGNAPTALFHLMDVLAARPELMRPAVIIGIPVGFVGAAESKSELEERAESLGVEFITVRGRRGGSAITCAAINALARRNELMDESDTSMKDDAIKGEADYR, from the coding sequence ATGTATAGCCGGGATCGTTATGTTTCGCTGGGGAACGATATTTATCGACGTTCGTTCGCGATAATTCGTGACGAGAGTGATCTGAGTCGTTTTTCTGCCGACGAAGAGACCGTGGCGGTGCGGATGATCCACGCTGCTGGGGACGTGTCGTTGGCGGACGACATTGTGTTCTCTGACGGCGCTGTACGGGTGGGGCGAGCTGCCTTGGAGGCGGGGGCGTCGATTTTTACCGATGTCCGGATGGTGTCGAGCGGTGTGACTCGTCGGCGTCTCCCAGCGGATAACGATGTGGAGTGCCTGTTGAACACTCCAGGCGTTGCGGAAAAAGCACGTGAGTTGTCGACGACGCGATCGGCTGCGGCCTTTGATATGTGCGCGGATCGGTTGGGGGGCGCGGTGGTAGCCGTAGGGAATGCTCCTACTGCGTTGTTCCATCTGATGGATGTGTTGGCTGCGCGTCCTGAGTTGATGCGGCCGGCGGTGATTATTGGCATCCCTGTTGGTTTTGTGGGTGCCGCCGAGTCGAAGTCTGAGCTTGAGGAACGTGCCGAGTCGTTGGGAGTCGAGTTTATAACGGTTCGGGGGCGTCGTGGTGGTTCTGCGATCACGTGCGCTGCGATCAATGCTTTGGCTCGACGGAATGAGCTCATGGACGAGTCTGATACATCGATGAAGGACGACGCCATCAAGGGTGAGGCGGACTATCGGTGA
- a CDS encoding nitrite/sulfite reductase — translation MHSDGTQTTTRNRGDMCPGTLRLFTASDGMIGRVRSPGGYIQPHQWTALGAMADDLGDGDVHITSRGNIQIRGVKSVDDFASAVTEAGLLPYPRHDRMRNYLASPLSGRSGSIGDVRSLVRAVDRELIQYDDTADLPGRTLFAFDDGRGDVIAERPDFGVIATTKTRRSDSHDLFDVVIGGDYLVGSLPRVRVVDSIVGMARQWQARRGKNWRIEETPGAAEDLAQWARENLVGLENSVHDVLPTYEESADNELGLRQPMGWIDQDDGRVSLACVLPFGRMDSACARLLGAVGKPSTVTCWHGVVVHDLTAAEADEAVRFLAPRGLVFDAASPLARVTACTGLPQCRKSRDDVRSDAVRAINAGSLPGGRVHFVGCERRCGAPNMDYTEFLAEGDGVYETSEVTHHV, via the coding sequence ATGCACAGTGACGGTACTCAGACGACGACCCGGAATCGGGGAGACATGTGCCCCGGTACATTGCGTCTTTTTACTGCATCCGACGGGATGATAGGCCGTGTCCGATCCCCCGGCGGGTATATCCAGCCGCACCAATGGACGGCATTAGGCGCTATGGCTGACGACTTGGGGGACGGCGACGTCCACATCACGTCGAGGGGAAATATCCAGATTCGTGGTGTGAAATCGGTTGACGATTTTGCTTCTGCCGTGACTGAAGCAGGACTCCTGCCTTATCCACGGCATGATCGGATGCGTAATTATCTTGCCTCTCCCCTGTCAGGACGGTCTGGTTCTATAGGGGACGTGCGCTCCTTGGTTCGTGCCGTTGACCGTGAACTGATCCAGTATGACGACACGGCAGATCTACCTGGCCGAACCCTCTTTGCTTTCGACGACGGACGTGGCGACGTGATTGCAGAGCGCCCGGATTTCGGAGTCATCGCGACGACGAAGACGCGACGATCAGATTCGCATGACCTCTTCGACGTCGTGATCGGAGGAGATTATCTGGTGGGTTCACTCCCCCGGGTGCGCGTGGTGGATAGCATCGTTGGCATGGCGCGCCAATGGCAGGCCCGGCGCGGCAAGAATTGGCGGATCGAGGAGACTCCCGGCGCGGCTGAGGATCTTGCTCAGTGGGCTCGTGAGAACCTTGTGGGGTTGGAAAATTCGGTTCATGATGTGCTTCCGACGTATGAGGAGTCTGCGGACAATGAGCTGGGGTTGCGTCAGCCGATGGGGTGGATTGACCAGGATGACGGGCGCGTGAGCTTGGCTTGTGTGTTGCCTTTTGGCCGAATGGATTCGGCGTGTGCGCGGTTGTTGGGCGCTGTGGGCAAGCCCTCGACGGTGACATGTTGGCATGGTGTGGTGGTTCATGATTTGACCGCGGCAGAGGCGGATGAGGCTGTGCGTTTTTTGGCTCCGCGCGGTTTGGTCTTCGATGCGGCGTCACCTTTGGCTCGTGTGACAGCGTGTACGGGATTGCCTCAGTGTCGGAAATCCCGTGATGATGTTCGTTCCGATGCGGTGCGGGCTATTAATGCCGGGTCGTTGCCTGGCGGACGTGTGCATTTTGTGGGGTGTGAGCGTCGTTGTGGTGCGCCGAATATGGATTACACAGAGTTCCTTGCTGAGGGTGATGGCGTCTATGAGACGTCAGAGGTGACTCATCATGTCTGA
- the cbiE gene encoding precorrin-6y C5,15-methyltransferase (decarboxylating) subunit CbiE, giving the protein MTSSPLRAVDTPPRDSDESDSHLSGTNPHRRNPLLGHDGSGWIIVVGIGADGMDGIGERAHRAITSADVVVGSWRQLQLVPDSCQATKKPWPSPLVPHIAEFFDSLADRRVVVLASGDPMFFGIGTTLARILGPDAFSVIPAASSASLACARLGWGLNTTPVVSLLTKPVEILGPLCDDGIPFLILCRDSHSPADICDYLCSRGLGDARVDLLSDLGSSHETHTVSTARQPEALDAQSNLCIVAITPTKVGLSRVPGRPDQTYANDGQLTKSDIRALTLAALAPHPGEVLWDIGGGSGSVSVEWCRVARDAESYVIEHVHERAARITTNSLGYPVTVVHGQAPEALDDLPSPDAVFIGGGLTHPGVVDRAWEALRPGGRFVANAVTVESEQMVLRLQEKWGGSLTRFDVSHHSALGSFHAWRPALPIIRFVTTKPVV; this is encoded by the coding sequence ATGACAAGCTCACCTTTAAGGGCGGTCGATACCCCGCCACGCGACAGTGACGAATCAGATTCGCACCTATCCGGCACCAACCCGCACCGGCGCAACCCATTATTGGGACATGACGGCAGTGGGTGGATCATTGTCGTCGGTATTGGGGCCGATGGGATGGACGGCATAGGGGAGCGCGCCCACCGCGCCATCACGAGCGCTGATGTCGTGGTCGGGTCCTGGCGGCAACTTCAACTCGTTCCGGATAGTTGTCAGGCAACGAAGAAACCGTGGCCGTCACCGCTGGTTCCGCACATCGCGGAATTTTTCGACTCCCTCGCGGATCGCCGGGTTGTGGTGTTGGCCAGCGGGGACCCGATGTTTTTCGGGATCGGTACGACGCTGGCGCGGATTCTGGGGCCCGATGCGTTCAGTGTGATACCGGCAGCATCGTCGGCAAGTTTGGCATGTGCTCGTTTAGGGTGGGGGCTTAATACGACGCCAGTGGTGAGCCTCTTGACCAAGCCCGTAGAGATTCTCGGCCCACTATGCGACGACGGAATCCCTTTCCTCATCTTGTGCCGCGATAGTCATTCACCTGCGGATATCTGCGACTATCTATGCTCCCGCGGGCTAGGTGACGCCCGGGTTGATCTTTTGTCAGATTTGGGGTCGTCTCATGAGACCCATACGGTCTCTACGGCGCGTCAGCCTGAGGCGCTCGATGCCCAGTCGAATTTGTGCATCGTGGCAATCACGCCCACGAAAGTTGGGCTCAGCCGGGTACCTGGTAGGCCGGACCAGACTTACGCGAATGATGGTCAATTGACTAAATCCGACATTCGCGCGCTGACCCTGGCCGCCCTAGCACCGCACCCGGGGGAGGTTCTCTGGGACATCGGTGGGGGATCAGGCTCAGTCAGCGTCGAATGGTGCCGGGTTGCGCGAGATGCAGAGTCTTATGTGATTGAGCACGTCCATGAGAGAGCTGCACGAATTACGACAAACTCACTGGGCTACCCGGTAACCGTCGTGCACGGGCAAGCGCCCGAAGCCCTTGACGATTTACCGTCCCCCGATGCGGTGTTCATCGGCGGGGGACTGACGCACCCCGGAGTAGTTGATCGTGCCTGGGAGGCATTGCGTCCCGGTGGACGGTTCGTCGCCAACGCTGTCACGGTGGAGTCGGAGCAGATGGTGCTCCGGCTTCAGGAAAAGTGGGGTGGTTCATTAACGCGCTTTGACGTTTCTCATCATTCAGCCTTGGGATCGTTCCATGCGTGGCGGCCCGCTCTTCCTATTATTCGTTTCGTCACAACAAAACCGGTGGTATAA
- a CDS encoding cobalt-precorrin-6A reductase produces the protein MRALILGGTAEARELATLLVNKGWHITTSLAGRVKHPRLPAGEVRIGGFGGPSGLARWILDENVDVIVDATHPFAERISTSAYEAARATQVPLLALHRPAWEEQPGDRWIHVATMREAALKAQRFAHIFLTIGRQQLAPFADDPDNLYVIRSVERPSAPLPARHRIILDRGPFSLASEKKTLIDNQIDVVVTKNSGGSTYPKLEAARSLNIPVIIVDRPPLPATWVVTSADEAVEALSHL, from the coding sequence ATGCGCGCTCTCATACTTGGTGGAACCGCTGAAGCTCGAGAACTAGCTACTCTTTTAGTCAATAAAGGGTGGCATATTACGACGTCGTTAGCTGGGCGAGTGAAACATCCCCGGCTTCCCGCGGGGGAGGTTCGTATCGGCGGGTTCGGTGGGCCATCCGGTTTGGCACGGTGGATACTCGACGAAAATGTTGACGTTATTGTCGACGCCACGCATCCCTTCGCCGAGCGCATTAGCACGTCCGCATATGAGGCAGCTCGTGCGACGCAGGTCCCCTTGTTGGCGCTTCATCGTCCTGCTTGGGAAGAGCAGCCGGGGGATCGGTGGATCCACGTTGCCACTATGCGTGAGGCAGCTCTGAAGGCTCAACGTTTTGCTCACATATTTCTTACGATCGGCCGACAGCAACTCGCTCCTTTTGCCGACGACCCGGATAACCTCTACGTCATCCGCAGCGTCGAACGACCATCTGCGCCGTTGCCGGCCCGACACCGCATTATTCTTGACCGCGGCCCTTTCAGCCTCGCCTCGGAGAAGAAGACGCTCATTGACAATCAAATCGATGTTGTCGTCACTAAAAACTCGGGGGGATCAACCTATCCCAAACTTGAGGCCGCGCGGAGCCTTAATATCCCAGTCATCATCGTTGATCGGCCGCCACTACCGGCCACATGGGTTGTGACCTCAGCAGACGAAGCCGTCGAAGCGCTCAGTCATCTTTGA